From a single Cyclobacterium marinum DSM 745 genomic region:
- the asnS gene encoding asparagine--tRNA ligase, with product MSFNKRIKIKDLLENPTPDEKATLMGWVRTKRSNKHVTFIAINDGSCIQNYQCVADPQLISEDILKKANTGACLKITGTIVHSQGSGQSTEIQASAIEVLGEADPEKFPIQPKKHSLEFLRENAHLRVRTNTFGAIFRIRHQLSFAIHQYFHNKGFVYIHSPIITASDAEGAGETFQVTTLDLKNPAIDEAGQIDFQEDFFGRATNLTVSGQLEGELAAMALSEIYTFGPTFRAENSNTTRHLAEFWMIEPEMAFYDAEDNQNLAEDFLQFVIGYALEHCKEDLAFLDKRAADEDKVKKADQRSELGLLERLSFVTQNEFVRITYTEAIDILKASKPNKKKKFAYPIEDWGTDLQSEHERFLVEKHFKKPVIITDYPKEIKSFYMKLNPDNKTVAAMDILFPGIGEIVGGSQREENLDKLTQRMDELEISKEEMWWYLDTRKFGTAPHAGFGLGFERLVQFVTGMGNIRDVIPFPRTPGNAEF from the coding sequence ATGTCATTTAACAAAAGAATTAAAATAAAAGATTTACTGGAGAACCCTACTCCGGATGAAAAAGCAACCCTAATGGGTTGGGTTAGAACCAAAAGGAGCAACAAGCATGTAACTTTCATAGCGATTAATGACGGGTCTTGCATCCAGAATTACCAATGTGTAGCCGATCCACAATTAATTTCTGAAGATATTCTTAAGAAAGCAAATACCGGAGCCTGTTTAAAAATCACAGGTACAATTGTTCATTCTCAAGGGTCAGGACAATCGACAGAAATTCAAGCTAGCGCTATAGAAGTATTGGGAGAAGCTGACCCGGAAAAATTCCCCATCCAACCTAAAAAACACTCCCTTGAGTTTTTACGGGAAAATGCACACTTAAGAGTAAGGACCAATACCTTTGGTGCCATCTTCCGCATCCGTCACCAGCTTTCTTTTGCCATACACCAATACTTTCACAACAAAGGCTTTGTCTATATACACTCTCCTATTATCACTGCTTCTGATGCAGAGGGTGCAGGTGAAACCTTTCAAGTAACTACATTGGACCTAAAGAACCCTGCAATTGACGAAGCCGGACAAATCGATTTTCAAGAAGATTTTTTCGGAAGAGCCACCAACCTAACTGTTTCCGGACAATTGGAAGGAGAACTTGCAGCTATGGCCCTGTCCGAAATTTACACCTTTGGCCCCACTTTTAGGGCTGAAAACTCCAATACCACCCGCCATTTGGCAGAATTTTGGATGATTGAACCTGAAATGGCATTTTATGATGCTGAAGACAACCAAAATCTAGCAGAAGATTTTCTTCAATTTGTCATAGGCTATGCTTTGGAGCATTGTAAAGAAGATCTTGCTTTCTTGGACAAACGTGCTGCAGATGAAGACAAGGTGAAAAAAGCAGACCAACGTAGTGAACTGGGCTTATTGGAAAGGCTTTCCTTTGTTACCCAAAATGAATTTGTGAGAATTACATATACAGAAGCCATTGATATATTAAAGGCCTCCAAGCCCAATAAAAAGAAAAAATTTGCCTACCCTATAGAAGACTGGGGAACAGATTTGCAATCTGAACATGAAAGATTCTTGGTGGAAAAGCATTTCAAAAAACCTGTCATCATCACTGACTATCCGAAAGAAATCAAATCATTTTACATGAAATTAAATCCGGATAACAAGACTGTAGCAGCCATGGATATATTATTTCCGGGAATCGGTGAAATTGTAGGAGGGTCTCAAAGAGAAGAAAACCTCGACAAACTAACCCAACGCATGGATGAATTGGAAATTAGCAAAGAGGAAATGTGGTGGTACCTCGATACCAGAAAATTTGGCACAGCTCCCCACGCAGGATTTGGCTTAGGATTTGAAAGACTGGTGCAGTTTGTCACAGGAATGGGAAATATCAGAGATGTAATTCCTTTTCCTAGAACTCCCGGAAATGCAGAGTTTTAA
- the rpoN gene encoding RNA polymerase factor sigma-54 translates to MQKLNLNQILSQKLSPQQIQFIKLLQVPTAELESRIEEELEINPALEEGKDVEAENPTEEFADSSDVSETKDDKDINIEDYLNEEYGGYKMQGDGNYSPDDEERDMPLSSYTSLHEQLLSQLNFLKLNDTQKLIGKQLIGSIENDGYIRRDLEAIINDLAFSQNVETDLDEVEEILIKIQTFDPPGIAARNLQECLIIQLERRNTEEDPLLKKAIFVVQECFEEFTKKHYDKILKKAGIEEAELKEVIQLITRLNPKPGGVSDGMVRNHYVIPDFILNNVNGKFEIVLNSKNAPELKVSRSYSEMFNAYDKSDKKDKKLKETVSFVKQKLDSAKWFIDAIKQRQQTLMRTMQSILDYQHDFFLDGDETKLRPMILKDIAEKIDMDISTVSRVANSKAIQTEFGVFPLKYFFSEGIATDGGEDVSNREVKSVLNKLVDEEDKKKPLSDDKLVKLLNQKGYNIARRTVAKYREQLQIPVARLRKEL, encoded by the coding sequence ATGCAGAAACTGAATTTAAACCAGATATTATCTCAGAAATTATCCCCTCAGCAGATACAATTCATTAAATTGTTGCAGGTCCCTACAGCTGAACTTGAATCCAGGATAGAAGAAGAGTTAGAAATTAATCCCGCCTTAGAGGAGGGGAAGGACGTGGAAGCTGAAAACCCGACCGAGGAGTTTGCAGACAGTTCGGATGTTTCTGAAACCAAAGATGACAAGGATATTAATATAGAGGATTACCTGAATGAAGAGTATGGAGGGTACAAGATGCAAGGGGATGGAAATTATTCCCCGGATGATGAGGAGAGGGACATGCCTCTTTCCAGTTATACCTCGCTTCATGAGCAATTACTTTCTCAATTGAATTTTTTGAAATTAAACGATACCCAAAAATTAATTGGTAAGCAGTTAATAGGGAGTATAGAGAATGATGGTTATATAAGGAGAGACTTAGAGGCCATTATCAATGATTTAGCATTTAGTCAAAACGTTGAAACAGATCTTGATGAGGTAGAAGAAATACTTATCAAAATTCAGACCTTTGACCCTCCCGGTATTGCTGCAAGAAATTTGCAGGAATGTTTGATTATTCAATTGGAGCGAAGAAATACAGAGGAAGATCCCCTGCTAAAAAAAGCTATTTTTGTGGTTCAAGAATGTTTTGAGGAATTTACAAAAAAGCATTATGACAAGATACTTAAAAAAGCAGGAATAGAAGAGGCGGAATTGAAGGAAGTGATTCAGCTCATTACCAGGCTCAATCCAAAGCCCGGTGGAGTATCTGATGGTATGGTAAGAAACCATTATGTCATTCCGGATTTTATTCTTAATAATGTCAATGGAAAATTTGAAATTGTCTTGAATTCAAAGAATGCGCCCGAGCTTAAGGTAAGCAGGTCATATTCTGAGATGTTCAATGCCTATGATAAGAGTGATAAAAAAGACAAAAAGCTCAAGGAAACAGTTTCGTTTGTAAAGCAAAAACTAGACTCCGCTAAATGGTTTATAGATGCCATTAAGCAGAGACAGCAGACTTTGATGCGCACCATGCAATCGATTTTGGATTACCAACATGATTTTTTCCTTGATGGTGACGAAACCAAATTGCGTCCAATGATTCTGAAAGACATTGCTGAAAAAATAGACATGGACATTTCTACTGTTTCCAGGGTAGCCAATAGCAAGGCCATTCAAACGGAGTTTGGTGTGTTTCCTTTAAAGTATTTTTTCTCTGAAGGTATCGCCACAGATGGGGGAGAAGATGTAAGTAACCGAGAGGTGAAAAGTGTGTTGAATAAGCTGGTTGATGAAGAGGATAAGAAGAAGCCACTTTCGGATGATAAATTGGTTAAATTATTGAACCAAAAGGGGTACAATATCGCTAGAAGAACAGTGGCAAAATATAGGGAACAGTTACAAATACCGGTAGCAAGGCTTAGAAAAGAGTTATAG
- a CDS encoding phosphatase PAP2 family protein, protein MYRKLALGISVIFQPLVIPTLMVVTLFYMVPEATVVPNGAKWAVLLLISFSTFMVPLLGLVGLRFSEVINSLQLPERKERIYPFALVSVFYSMTLAFFYWKLNIDQLLIVTLGLVTISLILLTLITIFWKISAHQTAMGGWLAIVSVLSIRFNSEPLFYYFLLIIVLSGLIGTARLYLNAHRPSEVYAGFILGFGICFPVYYHLLVK, encoded by the coding sequence GTGTACAGAAAATTAGCTTTAGGTATATCGGTAATTTTTCAGCCTTTGGTAATTCCCACCTTAATGGTGGTCACCTTATTCTATATGGTACCGGAAGCAACCGTTGTACCCAATGGAGCCAAGTGGGCAGTATTACTATTGATCAGTTTCTCTACATTTATGGTACCACTACTTGGATTGGTGGGCTTGAGGTTTTCAGAAGTAATCAATAGTTTACAGTTGCCTGAAAGAAAGGAACGTATTTATCCTTTTGCATTGGTTTCTGTTTTTTACAGTATGACCTTGGCCTTTTTTTACTGGAAGCTTAATATTGACCAGTTGCTAATCGTAACCCTTGGTTTGGTGACAATTTCTTTAATCCTGTTAACCTTGATAACCATTTTTTGGAAAATTAGTGCTCATCAGACTGCCATGGGAGGATGGCTTGCCATCGTTTCGGTTTTGTCAATAAGATTCAATTCAGAGCCTCTGTTTTATTATTTCTTATTGATAATCGTATTAAGTGGTTTGATTGGAACTGCTAGATTGTATTTAAATGCCCACCGTCCTTCGGAAGTTTACGCCGGCTTTATTTTAGGTTTTGGGATTTGTTTTCCGGTTTATTATCACTTACTCGTCAAATGA
- a CDS encoding porin family protein translates to MKRLSIISFILLITFQLQAQEKERSPISGRPNITGDLFLDFGFNMLNNRPEDLNTRFIASRVFNVYYQTQIPLGENTGFTFNPGIGLGLEKLAFKDGMTLVSDPDKSVNSSMLTSITNVYGQDASVSTNTMALNYFDIPLEFRYHVNHDDYDNGIRVAVGGKIGLLYNAHTKIAYTNGDGLEQKIKNSQNYGLNPIRYGVYTRLGFPGFNVWGYYGLNGVFESNQGPYGTESTQFNFGVSVALF, encoded by the coding sequence ATGAAAAGACTTTCCATTATATCCTTTATTTTATTGATCACTTTTCAGCTTCAAGCCCAAGAAAAGGAACGTTCACCTATAAGTGGCAGACCAAACATTACCGGGGACTTGTTTCTGGATTTTGGATTCAATATGCTAAATAATAGACCTGAGGATCTAAATACGCGTTTTATCGCATCAAGAGTATTTAATGTATACTACCAGACACAAATCCCTTTAGGTGAGAATACAGGTTTTACTTTCAACCCCGGCATAGGCCTCGGCCTTGAAAAACTCGCCTTTAAAGATGGGATGACTTTGGTCTCCGACCCAGACAAATCTGTTAACTCAAGTATGCTCACATCCATTACTAATGTATATGGTCAAGATGCTAGTGTATCTACCAATACAATGGCTTTAAATTATTTTGACATTCCGCTAGAGTTTAGGTACCATGTAAATCATGATGACTATGACAATGGAATCCGTGTAGCTGTAGGTGGTAAAATAGGTTTGTTATACAATGCGCATACTAAAATTGCCTATACCAATGGGGATGGCTTAGAACAAAAAATTAAAAACTCGCAGAATTACGGCCTAAATCCTATCCGTTATGGCGTTTATACCAGATTAGGGTTTCCCGGTTTTAATGTTTGGGGATATTATGGTCTCAATGGAGTCTTCGAAAGCAACCAAGGCCCATACGGAACAGAATCTACTCAATTCAATTTTGGTGTTTCAGTAGCCTTGTTTTAG